The stretch of DNA CGGTAAGTCGTAAGTCGGACTACCTTCGGTAGTTAAAAAGTGGGGAAGTTGGCTTATTTTCCGCTTTCCGCCTTCCGACTTCCCCAGCTGTCCAAAGTCTAATACTTATTTGAGGACCGCTGCTTCCACCCCTGCAGCCACTATATGTTTATTGGTATCCAAATAATGACGGAAGCGTGTTACCTTACCAGCCTTATTAAAGGTCCACAGGTGCATTTCCTCATCTTTGACATTTTGTCCAGTTGCTGGGGCAATGAAGGTTATCGTGAACTCAACTGCGACTTGAGTTTCTCCACCCATGATGGATAGTACTTTAAAATCCTGAATATTAAGACTGGCTACAACTTGAAAAAATTCGATAACACCTGCTTTGTTATTTCGGGATTTTAACCAGGGAACACCTGCTTTTTGGGCGGTGTTGTTTGCCCAGCTTTCCCATTGGACGTCTTCCGCTAAATGAGAGATAATAGCAGGAACATCACCTTTTCCAAAGGCTTCATAAATGGCTTGTACGGTTGCAAGATTAGATGTCATGATGAGTTGATTTTATTGGTTTGAAATAGCTTGTATGACACGGCAAAGATGCAGGTATAATGTCTTCAAAATCAATCCACTAAAAGCGTTATTTTTTACTCCCCGAAAAGGGGGATTTTGAGCATGGGTATTGTTTAATTGCTTTTTTTTGGCAAAACTTGAGGTAACAAGCTGTCAAATCATGGAAAAGTGCCGGATTTCCTTCTTATCGTTCTTTTTTTGTTTGCATTTTTTTGGCTTAAGCTATGGCCAGGCTCAAATTGAAAGGCAAAGAGATAGCCTTTTGCAACTCGTTCAACAATCGCCTGCTGACAGTAGCAGGGTACACCTGTTGATAGAAACAGGTAAACTTTTTTTAAGTAGCCAGCTAGATTCTGCGATGGGTTATTTTCAGAAAGCATTTGACCTGGCCACTACGGCTGGCGATGAGGTTGGTTTGGCCCGCGCTAAAATCAGAATGGGATACATTCATATTCGTCATGGTGATTTTGACAAGGCCTTTGAGTTGTGCAAAGAGGCCATTCCCGTATTTACAGCATATGATAAAAAACAAGACCTCATTGTTACTTATAATAATATGGGGGAAGCATGGAACGAAAAAGGAAACCACTGGATGGCCATTGATTGTTTTCAAAAATGTCAGGAGTTAATCGAACAAACGGAGGTACCACCGAATTTTCCCATTGCCATTGCTAACAACCTAAGCCTTTTGTACAATGATTTAAGATTATTTGAAAAAGGCCTCTTGTATGGTAAAGAAACCTATGAAAAAGCCAAGGCGATCGGCAATGAGGAGTCGATGGGGATTGCCTGCCTGAATATGGCTAATGCCTATAAATATAGTTATAAAGAAGACGAAGCATTGACCTATTTTGAAGAGGCAAAAAACATCGGTCTTCGTATCAATCATCAATTACTTTTCTTAATTGCACAAAATAACATTGCCAGTATTTTAATGGAAAGGGGGCAATTAGCGGAAGCCAAACGGCTTTTTGAAGAGGACCTGAGTGCCTATGATGCCCTATCTTACCCTTATGGACAAATGACCTGTTATGATGGCTTGGCGGATATTGCTTTTTATCAAGGAGCGTATACTACCTCCAAAAAACTAGCCCTGAAAGCCGTGGAAATGGCCAAGGAGATGGGCATGGTTGATTACATTTTCGGAACCTTGATCACCCTGTCAGATATAGCCTTAATGGAAGGTGATTTTAAAGCCTGGAAAGCTCATCGCAAAGCATCCTTTTTATTGAGGGATTCCATTGCTAATCATGGCTTGTCACATGCTATTCAGGAGTTGGAGACCAAATATGAAACGGAGCAGAAAGTGCAACAAATTAGCCGCCTGGAAAAGGAAAAAGAAATCGACACCTTAAAAATCAGGCAAAAAAATGGCTTATTAGGCGGTTTGTCGGGCTTGTTTTTCCTTCTGGTCGTTTTAGGTACATTAGGATACCGCAACCAACAACACCAGCGAAGAATTGCCGAACAGGAAGTGGTCATTCAAGATCAAATCATAAGGGAACTTGAACAAGAAAAACAACTATCGTCTTTGGATGCTATGTTGCGCGGACAGGAAGAGGAACGCGGCCGCCTGGCACGGGATCTACACGACGGACTCGGCGGCATGCTTTCCGGCATTCAACAAACTTTATTCCAGATGAAAGGACAACAGATTTTACCAGAAACTTCGGCAACTGCCCTTAATCAGGTGATTAACAACCTGGATCATTCCATTTCAGAATTGCGGCATATAGCCCGTAATATGATGCCTGAGGCCTTGGTCCGCTTTGGTCTGACAGACGCCCTACAAGATTATTGCGATTATATTGGAGATTCGACCACTTTGGAGGTGAATTTTCAAACCTATGGGATGACGGAACGTCTGGAACAAAAAACGGAGGTGGTGCTTTTCCGAATTGTTCAGGAATTGCTCAACAATGTCGTAAAACATGCAAAGGCCAATAAGGTAATTGTACAGTTGTTACGAGATGAGGATCGGCTTCACCTGACGGTCGAAGATAATGGACAAGGATTTGATGTAGAAGCCCTAAAAAAAGCACCAGGCGTAGGTTGGATAAATATCCAATCCAGGGTAAATTATCTCAATGGACAACTTGATCTTCATGCACTTCCGGGCCGGGGAACATCTGTAAATATCGAATGTAAATTATCATGATAAAACTTTTTATAGTAGATGATCATCCGATGGTGATTGAAGGTATTAAAACACTTTTACAGGATTCAAGTATTATCACCATCATAGGTAGCGCAACGGATGCTTTTCAAGCTTTGGATGCACTTAAAAAAGAAAAAGCGGAAGTCATATTGGTGGATATTAATCTTCCCGATTTAAACGGTATCGAGCTTTGTGAACAATTGAAAAAGCAATTTCCTGGCATTTTTGTACTGGGTTTAAGTACTTTTAAGGAAAGAAGTTATATTACTAGAATGATAGCCCAAGGCGCCTCAGGCTACCTGTTAAAAAACGCTTCAAAGGAAGAGCTTGAAGAAGCCATCACTACCGCTTATCGCGGCGGCATGTACCTGAGTATGGAAGTCACTCAGATCCTGACAAAAGCCACCGCCAATGCTGCGTCTTCCATTCCTTTGCTAACCCTCCGAGAAAAAGAAGTGCTCCATCTTATTGCGGAAGGATATACGAATAATCAAATTGCCGCACAATTATTTATTAGCCCCTTGACAGTTGATAGCCATCGTAAAAACTTACTGGCCAAGTTTAGTGCACGAAATACGGCAGCTTTGGTAAGACTTGCAGTCGAATATAAATTGCTTGATTAAGGTGAGGTTTGTGATGAAGGACTCCGCCATTAGCAGATTCGGCGTTAAAAAACAGTCTGTAACGAAGAGCCCGCACAAAAAACTGTTTGAGCTTCGAAGCAACCAGAATCAGCTATAAATAATTGACAATCAACAATATTCGAGTAGTCACCTAAACCCAATGGCGAGTTTCTTTTTGTGCAACGTAGTGGAAGACTGTTTTAGCCTAATCTGCGTTAGGCGGCGGTTTTGGCTCCACCTTTTCCCGCGAAAAGGTGGAAAAGCAAATGTTGTTGCCAAGTATCCTGGTAATACCCTGTCACCCAAGCCTATAAAAGACCATAAGTACGCAAACCTAACGTGGTAATTAGGAACTAAATCAATGCACCTTTTTGATCCCCCCTGCGCCATTTTTACCAATGGTTGAAAAATCCTTACCGTTGATTGAAAAGCTTTTCAAAACAAACGATTTGCCCTTTCCTTTGTGGACGTTCATTCAAACCATTTACTAAATCAAAAAAAAATTACATGAAAACTTTCAATCCACGGATTAACTTCCCAAAAAACTTGATCTTATTGGCTATGTTAAGCACACTTTTGTTCAGCACGGCTTGTGAAAAAGCCTCGGTGAAAACCATGGAAGAACCCATTACCACAGAAGAAACGGTTGCCTTAGTTGAAGCTGCCCTGGTGAGTGGGGCAGAAGGAATTACCAACGAATTGGAGGATGCCATTTATGCAGCTGAACTGGTTTTAGAAAAAACTTTGACGAATGTCTATTGTGGTGTAAACAAAGATAGTACCTTAAGTCGAAATTTCAGCAGTGCGCGTTTTTCTGGTCAGTACAACACCAGTTGGCAATGGATCCTAAATTGTAATGAGCAGGAAATCCCCACCAGCCTTGATTTTAAACGCAAAGCGACCGGTGACTACGAATCTTTGCGGTTATTATCAAATGACGAAGCAAATGGTACTTGGTCAATGTCCAACCTGGTCACCGGAACTGCCTACTTATTCAATGGCTCCTACATCCGCAAAGGCAATCAGCAATCTAAAGTGAGGGAACAAAAAAGCTTTACTTCAACGGTTGAATTCAATTTAACTGGACTAAGTGTTGGCAAAATCAAACGCCAAATAACAGATGGTACAGCAACTTTGTTGGTAAGCGGACAAAGCTCAAGTGGTGAAAGTTTCAGTATCACAGGTAGTGTAGATTTTTTGGGTGATGGCGCGGCGGTCATAACGATCAACGGACAATCCTATCCCATTGATTTATATTAATTATCCCTTTCAAAACAATCCCCAAAACAGTCCGGAATAAAACAATGGACGCCCATTCCTGCACTTGCGGGGGTGGGTTTTTTAGTTTAGGATTGTGTAAAGGATAAGTTATTCTTTACACAATCCTTAGTTGCAAAAAAAAGGAAGCCCGACTACCATAAAGGAAGCCAGGCGACCGAAAACCGAT from Saprospiraceae bacterium encodes:
- a CDS encoding response regulator transcription factor, translated to MIKLFIVDDHPMVIEGIKTLLQDSSIITIIGSATDAFQALDALKKEKAEVILVDINLPDLNGIELCEQLKKQFPGIFVLGLSTFKERSYITRMIAQGASGYLLKNASKEELEEAITTAYRGGMYLSMEVTQILTKATANAASSIPLLTLREKEVLHLIAEGYTNNQIAAQLFISPLTVDSHRKNLLAKFSARNTAALVRLAVEYKLLD
- a CDS encoding nuclear transport factor 2 family protein, which gives rise to MTSNLATVQAIYEAFGKGDVPAIISHLAEDVQWESWANNTAQKAGVPWLKSRNNKAGVIEFFQVVASLNIQDFKVLSIMGGETQVAVEFTITFIAPATGQNVKDEEMHLWTFNKAGKVTRFRHYLDTNKHIVAAGVEAAVLK
- a CDS encoding sensor histidine kinase — encoded protein: MEKCRISFLSFFFCLHFFGLSYGQAQIERQRDSLLQLVQQSPADSSRVHLLIETGKLFLSSQLDSAMGYFQKAFDLATTAGDEVGLARAKIRMGYIHIRHGDFDKAFELCKEAIPVFTAYDKKQDLIVTYNNMGEAWNEKGNHWMAIDCFQKCQELIEQTEVPPNFPIAIANNLSLLYNDLRLFEKGLLYGKETYEKAKAIGNEESMGIACLNMANAYKYSYKEDEALTYFEEAKNIGLRINHQLLFLIAQNNIASILMERGQLAEAKRLFEEDLSAYDALSYPYGQMTCYDGLADIAFYQGAYTTSKKLALKAVEMAKEMGMVDYIFGTLITLSDIALMEGDFKAWKAHRKASFLLRDSIANHGLSHAIQELETKYETEQKVQQISRLEKEKEIDTLKIRQKNGLLGGLSGLFFLLVVLGTLGYRNQQHQRRIAEQEVVIQDQIIRELEQEKQLSSLDAMLRGQEEERGRLARDLHDGLGGMLSGIQQTLFQMKGQQILPETSATALNQVINNLDHSISELRHIARNMMPEALVRFGLTDALQDYCDYIGDSTTLEVNFQTYGMTERLEQKTEVVLFRIVQELLNNVVKHAKANKVIVQLLRDEDRLHLTVEDNGQGFDVEALKKAPGVGWINIQSRVNYLNGQLDLHALPGRGTSVNIECKLS